In one window of Cupriavidus necator N-1 DNA:
- a CDS encoding TIGR03747 family integrating conjugative element membrane protein encodes MSDPVVAAQRQQVYQQGLVASVITLPFRIFGVLCGSLLLCIVIECIGLHFFWPQQGWRHAQSMLNHELALVSESFTRGVMVQEPGRTARHLVELAYDWLFVKSGLLDVIRDAATQASAGVRSQAHDLRYYLGVVYVHVESYLIASAYTALVFLVRLLVLTLTLPLFLMAAFVGLVDGLVRRDVRSFAAGRESGFVYHRAKASLMPLAILPWVIYLALPVSVHPLLILLPSASMLGVAVCISAATFKKYL; translated from the coding sequence ATGAGCGATCCGGTCGTCGCAGCGCAGCGCCAGCAGGTCTACCAACAGGGGCTGGTCGCGAGTGTCATCACCTTGCCGTTCCGCATCTTTGGTGTGCTGTGCGGCTCACTGCTTTTGTGCATCGTGATCGAATGCATCGGGTTGCACTTCTTCTGGCCTCAACAGGGCTGGCGTCACGCGCAGAGCATGCTCAATCACGAGTTGGCCCTGGTATCGGAGAGCTTTACGCGCGGCGTGATGGTGCAGGAACCAGGCCGCACCGCTCGGCATCTTGTCGAGCTGGCCTACGACTGGCTTTTCGTCAAAAGCGGGCTGCTCGACGTGATACGCGATGCCGCTACGCAGGCAAGCGCCGGTGTCCGCAGCCAGGCACATGATTTGCGCTACTACCTTGGCGTGGTCTATGTGCATGTTGAGAGCTACTTGATCGCCTCCGCCTACACTGCTCTCGTGTTTCTCGTGCGGCTGCTGGTGCTGACGCTGACCTTGCCGCTGTTTTTGATGGCCGCCTTCGTTGGCCTGGTGGATGGGCTAGTTCGGCGTGACGTGCGCAGCTTCGCAGCCGGCCGCGAATCGGGATTCGTCTACCACCGAGCGAAGGCGAGCCTGATGCCGCTGGCCATTCTGCCGTGGGTCATTTACCTGGCGCTGCCGGTGAGCGTTCATCCGCTGCTAATCCTGTTGCCCAGCGCGTCAATGCTGGGCGTAGCCGTATGCATCTCCGCCGCGACGTTCAAGAAGTATCTCTAG